In Bactrocera oleae isolate idBacOlea1 chromosome 5, idBacOlea1, whole genome shotgun sequence, a genomic segment contains:
- the LOC106616070 gene encoding mucin-22 isoform X1 — MLLHIFVITAAAAAVSGQILQNPCRQSGYFAFIDNMPTFYSCSLNDAGSYTIQYLSCSDGYVFNQNAGNCVLRDQANTDVTIVSSTSTTEVPLTSTIAASTTTGRERNTTAVPITSEVPIVSSTQDVSVSTSPNTTERPVTTTTTEVQSTTIEETRTTIEPTITDIPNTSETPNITDGPTSTEVPGETTIATETTEEPSTTDGPIVTEGSTESTTLVVSASTTEPEGSDTTVTPEPTEAPDVPSTTEETTVTEDNTTTEGSGSTEGPVENVTTVATQSTEVPNAPNSTEETTVTEEPENNTTTERSVSTESTEETETTVAAHSTEVPNAPNTTEETTVTEDNNTTEGSGSTEGTEETETTVATQSTEVPNAPNTTEETTVTEEPENNTTTEGSVTTESTEETETTVATQSTEVPNAPNTTEETTVTEEPENNTTTEGSVTTESTEETETTVATQSTEVPNAPNTTEETTVTEEPENNTTTEGSVTTESTEETETTVATQSTEVPNAPNTTEETTVTEEPENNTTTEGSVTTESTEETETTVATQSTEVPNAPNTTEETTVTEEPENNTTTEGSVTTEGTEETETTVATESTEVPNAPNTTEETTVTEEPENNTTTEGSVTTESTEETETTVATQSTEVPNAPNTTEETTVTEEPENNTTTEGSVTTESTEETETTVATQSTEVPNAPNTTEETTVTEEPENNTTTEGSVTTEGTEETETTVATQSTEVPNAPNTTEETTVTEEPENNTTTEGSVTTEGTEETETTVATESTEVPNAPNTTEETTVTEEPENNTTTEGSVTTEGTEETETTVGTESTEVPNAPNTTEETTVTEEPENNTTTEGSVTTEGTEETETTVGTESTEVPNAPNTTEETTVTEEPENNTTTEGSVTTEGTEGTETTVGTESTEVPNAPNTTEETTVTEEPENNTTTEGSVTTEGTEGTEITVATESTEVPNAPNTTEGTTVTEEPENNTTTEGSVTTESTEETETTVATQSTEVPNAPNTTEETTVTEEPENNTTTEGSVTTEGTEETETTVATESTEVPNAPNTTEETTITEEPENNTTTEGSVTTEGTEETETTVATESTEVPNEPSTTEETTETEGPENNTTPEVSVSTEGPEENETTVDTTETEGPENSTTSEVSISTEGPEENETTVDTESTEVPNEPSTTEETTETEGPENNTTPEVSVSTEGPEENETTVATESTEFPNEPSTTEETTEIEGPENNTTPEVSVSTEEPEENETTVDTTETEGPENSTTSEVSISTEGPEENETTVDTESTEVPNEPSTTEETTVTEEPENNTTPEFSVSTEGPEENETTVDTESTEVPNAPTTAEGTTVTEEPENNTTPEVSVSTEEPLENESTGAPQSTVVPDAPSSTEETTVTEDNNTTEGSGSTEGTEETETTVATQSTEVSNAPNTTEETTVTEEPENNTTPEVSVSTEGPEENETTEATESTEVPYEPSTTEETTETEVPENNTTPEVSVSTEGPEENETTEATESTEVPYEPSTTEETTETEVPENNTTPEVSVSTEGPEKNENVATESTEVPNAPSTTEETTATEGPENNTTTEGSVSTEGPEENETTVATESTEVPNAPSTTEETTETDGPENNTTSEVSVSTEGSEETETTVTTASTEIPDTPSTTDERTVTEEPENNTTPEVSVNTEGPEENETTVATVSTEIPDTPSTTDERTVTEDPENNTTPEVSVSTQGPEKNETTIATASADVPRTTEETTVTEESENNTTTEVSVSTESARTTKRPANSDKPSLPGVPATTSAPVTTNSPSTTVDKTTKDRSTVTTKTPTTPRTPEQFKCPYEGFFESEGGCTKFAYCAKHFGKMKQYDMKCPHEQKFNRNTLFCDSEIDCEDSSENSGEVASIEHHKPFTCLAEGTFAHRNDCTKYYTCRWSKNYRNFIQLPIACPSGKVFRLETGSCGRERRFTCFLRRKGSKYYDHKSSE; from the exons ATgttattacatatatttgtaataactGCGGCGGCTGCCGCAGTTAGTGGGCAGATTCTTCAGAATCCATGCAGGCAATCCGGGTACTTCGCGTTCATCGATAATATGCCAACCTTTTATAGTTGCTCCTTGAATGATGCCGGTTCTTACACGATTCAATATTTGTCCTGCTCAGATGGATATGTTTTCAATCAAAACGCGGGTAATTGTGTATTAAGAGATCAAGCAAACACTGATGTTACGATAGTTTCCTCAACAAGCACTACTGAAGTGCCCTTAACAAGTACTATCGCTGCTTCAACAACTACAGGTAGAGAGAGAAATACAACTGCAGTACCAATAACTTCGGAGGTACCAATTGTCTCCAGCACACAAGATGTATCAGTATCTACTTCACCAAACACCACTGAAAGACCGGTCACTACCACCACCACTGAAGTACAAAGTACCACAATTGAAGAAACGCGCACTACTATAGAACCGACAATTACGGATATTCCTAACACTTCCGAAACTCCGAACATTACTGATGGTCCTACCAGTACGGAAGTTCCAGGAGAAACAACCATAGCAACAGAAACTACTGAAGAACCAAGCACTACTGACGGACCAATCGTTACTGAAGGTTCAACAGAAAGCACCACACTAGTAGTATCTGCTAGTACAACAGAACCTGAGGGAAGTGACACAACTGTAACACCAGAACCAACTGAAGCGCCAGATGTGCCAAGCACTACTGAAGAAACAACTGTTACTGAAGATAACACCACAACGGAAGGATCAGGTAGCACAGAAGGACCAGTGGAAAATGTGACAACTGTAGCTACACAATCTACTGAAGTTCCAAATGCACCAAACTCTACGGAAGAAACAACTGTCACAGAGGAACCTGAAAATAATACCACCACAGAAAGATCCGTTAGTACAGAAAGTACCGAGGAAACTGAAACAACTGTAGCTGCACATTCTACCGAAGTTCCAAATGCACCAAACACTACGGAAGAAACAACTGTCACTGAAGATAACAACACAACGGAAGGATCAGGTAGCACAGAAGGTACCGAGGAAACTGAAACAACTGTAGCTACACAATCTACCGAAGTTCCAAATGCACCAAACACTACGGAAGAAACAACTGTCACAGAAGAACCTGAAAATAATACCACAACAGAAGGATCCGTTACCACAGAAAGTACCGAGGAAACTGAAACAACTGTAGCTACACAATCTACCGAAGTTCCAAATGCACCAAATACTACGGAAGAAACAACTGTCACAGAAGAACCTGAAAATAATACCACAACAGAAGGATCCGTTACCACAGAAAGTACCGAGGAAACTGAAACAACTGTAGCTACACAATCTACCGAAGTTCCAAATGCACCAAACACTACGGAAGAAACAACTGTCACAGAAGAACCTGAAAATAATACCACAACAGAAGGATCCGTTACCACAGAAAGTACCGAGGAAACTGAAACAACTGTAGCTACACAATCTACCGAAGTTCCAAATGCACCAAATACTACGGAAGAAACAACTGTCACAGAAGAACCTGAAAATAATACCACAACAGAAGGATCCGTTACCACAGAAAGTACCGAGGAAACTGAAACAACTGTAGCTACACAATCTACCGAAGTTCCAAATGCACCAAATACTACGGAAGAAACAACTGTCACAGAAGAACCTGAAAATAATACCACAACAGAAGGATCCGTTACCACAGAAGGTACCGAGGAAACTGAAACAACTGTAGCTACAGAATCTACCGAAGTTCCAAATGCACCAAACACTACGGAAGAAACAACTGTCACAGAAGAACCTGAAAATAATACCACAACAGAAGGATCCGTTACCACAGAAAGTACCGAGGAAACTGAAACAACTGTAGCTACACAATCTACCGAAGTTCCAAATGCACCAAATACTACGGAAGAAACAACTGTCACAGAAGAACCTGAAAATAATACCACAACAGAAGGATCCGTTACCACAGAAAGTACCGAGGAAACTGAAACAACTGTAGCTACACAATCTACCGAAGTTCCAAATGCACCAAACACTACGGAAGAAACAACTGTCACAGAAGAACCTGAAAATAATACCACAACAGAAGGATCCGTTACCACAGAAGGTACCGAGGAAACTGAAACAACTGTAGCTACACAATCTACTGAAGTTCCAAATGCACCAAACACTACGGAAGAAACAACTGTCACAGAAGAACCTGAAAATAATACCACAACAGAAGGATCCGTTACCACAGAAGGTACCGAGGAAACTGAAACAACTGTAGCTACAGAATCTACCGAAGTTCCAAATGCACCAAACACTACGGAAGAAACAACTGTCACAGAAGAACCTGAAAATAATACCACAACAGAAGGATCCGTTACCACAGAAGGTACCGAGGAAACTGAAACAACTGTAGGTACAGAATCTACCGAAGTTCCAAATGCACCAAACACTACGGAAGAAACAACTGTCACAGAAGAACCTGAAAATAATACCACAACAGAAGGATCCGTTACCACAGAAGGTACCGAGGAAACTGAAACAACTGTAGGTACAGAATCTACCGAAGTTCCAAATGCACCAAACACTACGGAAGAAACAACTGTCACAGAAGAACCTGAAAATAATACCACAACAGAAGGATCCGTTACCACAGAAGGTACCGAGGGAACTGAAACAACTGTAGGTACAGAATCTACCGAAGTTCCAAATGCACCAAACACTACGGAAGAAACAACTGTCACAGAAGAACCTGAAAATAATACCACAACAGAAGGATCCGTTACCACAGAAGGTACCGAGGGAACTGAAATAACTGTAGCTACAGAATCTACCGAAGTTCCAAATGCACCAAACACTACGGAAGGAACAACTGTCACAGAAGAACCTGAAAATAATACCACAACAGAAGGATCCGTTACCACAGAAAGTACCGAGGAAACTGAAACAACTGTAGCTACACAATCTACCGAAGTTCCAAATGCACCAAACACTACGGAAGAAACAACTGTCACAGAAGAAC CTGAAAATAATACCACAACAGAAGGATCCGTTACCACAGAAGGTACCGAGGAAACTGAAACAACTGTAGCTACAGAATCTACCGAAGTTCCAAATGCACCAAACACTACGGAAGAAACAACTATCACAGAAGAACCTGAAAATAATACCACAACAGAAGGATCCGTTACCACAGAAGGTACCGAGGAAACTGAAACAACTGTAGCTACAGAATCTACTGAAGTTCCAAATGAACCAAGCACTACGGAAGAAACAACTGAAACAGAGGGACCTGAAAATAATACCACACCTGAAGTCTCAGTTAGTACAGAAGGACCTGAGGAAAATGAGACTACTGTAGATACAACTGAAACAGAGGGACCTGAAAATAGTACCACATCGGAAGTATCAATTAGTACAGAAGGACCTGAGGAAAATGAGACCACTGTAGATACGGAATCTACTGAAGTCCCAAATGAACCAAGCACTACCGAAGAAACAACTGAAACAGAGGGACCTGAAAATAATACCACACCGGAAGTCTCAGTTAGTACAGAAGGACCTGAGGAAAATGAGACTACTGTAGCTACAGAATCTACTGAATTTCCAAATGAACCAAGCACTACGGAAGAAACAACTGAAATAGAGGGACCTGAAAATAATACCACACCTGAAGTCTCAGTTAGTACAGAAGAACCTGAGGAAAATGAGACTACTGTAGATACAACTGAAACAGAGGGACCTGAAAATAGTACCACATCGGAAGTATCAATTAGTACAGAAGGACCTGAGGAAAATGAGACTACTGTAGATACGGAATCTACTGAAGTCCCAAATGAACCAAGCACTACCGAAGAAACAACTGTCACAGAAGAACCTGAAAATAATACCACACCGGAATTCTCAGTTAGTACAGAAGGACCCGAAGAAAATGAGACTACTGTAGATACAGAATCTACTGAAGTTCCAAATGCTCCAACCACTGCTGAAGGAACAACCGTCACTGAGGAACCTGAAAATAATACCACACCGGAAGTATCAGTTAGCACGGAAGAACCCTTGGAAAATGAGTCAACTGGAGCTCCACAATCTACTGTAGTACCAGACGCACCAAGTAGTACTGAAGAAACAACTGTCACTGAAGATAACAACACAACGGAAGGATCAGGTAGCACAGAAGGTACCGAGGAAACTGAAACAACTGTAGCTACACAATCTACCGAAGTTTCAAATGCACCAAACACTACGGAAGAAACAACTGTCACAGAAGAACCTGAAAATAATACCACACCAGAAGTCTCAGTTAGTACAGAAGGTCCCGAGGAAAATGAGACTACTGAAGCTACGGAATCTACCGAAGTTCCATATGAACCAAGCACTACTGAGGAAACAACTGAAACAGAGGTACCTGAAAATAATACCACACCGGAAGTCTCAGTTAGTACAGAAGGACCCGAGGAAAATGAGACTACTGAAGCTACGGAATCTACCGAAGTTCCATATGAACCAAGCACTACTGAGGAAACAACTGAAACAGAGGTACCTGAAAATAATACCACACCGGAAGTCTCAGTTAGTACGGAAGGACCCGAGAAAAACGAGAATGTAGCTACAGAATCTACTGAAGTTCCAAATGCACCGAGCACTACAGAAGAAACAACTGCAACAGAGGGACCTGAAAATAATACCACAACAGAAGGATCCGTTAGCACAGAAGGACCCGAAGAAAATGAGACTACTGTAGCTACAGAATCTACTGAAGTTCCAAATGCACCAAGCACTACAGAAGAAACAACTGAAACAGATGGACCTGAAAATAATACCACATCAGAGGTATCAGTTAGTACAGAAGGATCTGAGGAAACTGAAACAACTGTAACTACAGCATCTACGGAAATACCAGATACACCAAGCACTACTGATGAAAGAACTGTCACTGAAGAACCTGAAAACAATACCACACCGGAAGTATCAGTTAACACAGAAGGACCCGAGGAAAATGAGACTACTGTAGCTACAGTATCTACGGAAATACCAGATACACCAAGCACTACTGATGAAAGAACTGTTACTGAAGACCCTGAAAACAATACCACACCGGAAGTATCAGTCAGCACACAAGGACCCGAGAAAAATGAGACAACTATAGCTACAGCATCTGCGGATGTACCAAGAACTACTGAAGAAACAACGGTCACCGAAGAGTCAGAAAATAATACGACAACAGAAGTATCAGTTAGCACAGAAAGCGCACGTACAACAAAACGTCCTGCAAATAGCGATAAACCGAGCTTACCTGGCGTTCCAGCTACCACATCAGCGCCAGTTACAACCAACTCACCAAGTACCACAGTCGACAAAACGACGAAAGATAGAAGCACGGTTACCACGAAAACGCCCACCACACCTAGAACACCAGAACAATTCAAATGCCCTTATGAAGGCTTCTTTGAAAGTGAGGGCGGTTGCACTAAGTTTGCCTATTGTGCCAAACATTTCGGTAAAATGAAGCAGTATGATATGAAATGTCCCCACGAACAAAAATTCAATAGGAACACACTCTTTTGTGATTCAGAAATCGATTGTGAAGACAGTAGTGAAAACAGCGGTGAAGTAGCTTCAATTGAACACCATAAACCGTTCACCTGCTTGGCGGAGGGTACCTTCGCCCATAGGAATGATTGTACCAAATACTACACATGCAGGTGGAGTAAGAACTATCGCAATTTCATTCAATTACCCATCGCTTGTCCGAGCGGTAAGGTGTTCCGCCTAGAGACTGGCTCATGCGGTCGTGAGCGCCGATTTACTTGTTTCTTACGGCGGAAAGGTTCCAAATACTACGATCATAAATCGTCTGAATGA